The proteins below come from a single Leptospira wolbachii serovar Codice str. CDC genomic window:
- a CDS encoding DUF2971 domain-containing protein: protein MKKYKRPILDNFYNRKITNLYKYRELNEYTERLIFNRELYFSSPNDFNDPFDCQSVTIYRGNYQKWKNFFSQSGIPAQTSEQLALQNADRDISEDQLPLSSTAGDINRIFCFSKSNNVIPLWSHYANNHQGLCVSFKVLNDKGAIGLQLEDGQLNTGIPILNNIIIANRVLYGKKMPQPWLRWQDDPSYIYNFFQNKHNSWKYEEEYRALTLDSYMIKHKNILIAAKGTIDAIYLGAKIPVIDRNKYLQKIKIYNSNNIEKIKVYQMIADKKSYKLKPEQVTP, encoded by the coding sequence ATGAAAAAATATAAACGTCCAATACTTGATAATTTCTATAATAGGAAAATCACCAATCTTTATAAATATAGAGAATTAAATGAATACACTGAGCGTCTTATATTTAATAGAGAGCTTTATTTTTCCAGTCCAAATGATTTTAACGATCCTTTCGATTGCCAATCCGTAACAATTTACCGTGGTAATTATCAAAAGTGGAAAAACTTTTTTAGTCAATCCGGTATACCAGCACAAACATCCGAACAGCTAGCCTTGCAAAATGCCGACAGAGATATCAGTGAAGACCAATTACCTTTAAGTAGTACCGCAGGCGACATTAATAGAATATTTTGTTTCTCGAAGTCTAATAATGTAATTCCTCTTTGGAGTCATTATGCAAATAACCATCAAGGTTTGTGTGTAAGCTTTAAAGTATTGAATGATAAAGGAGCTATTGGACTGCAATTAGAAGATGGTCAACTTAATACAGGCATTCCTATCTTAAATAATATAATAATTGCAAACCGTGTATTATACGGAAAAAAAATGCCGCAACCTTGGCTTAGATGGCAAGATGACCCTAGCTATATATATAATTTTTTTCAAAATAAGCATAATTCATGGAAATATGAAGAAGAGTATAGAGCCTTAACATTAGATAGTTATATGATTAAACATAAAAATATATTGATCGCAGCCAAAGGAACCATTGATGCAATATATTTAGGTGCAAAAATTCCTGTTATTGACCGAAATAAATATTTACAAAAAATAAAAATATACAATTCAAATAATATCGAAAAAATCAAGGTTTATCAGATGATTGCAGATAAAAAATCATACAAATTAAAACCAGAGCAAGTAACTCCTTAA
- a CDS encoding DUF559 domain-containing protein, with protein MNLQIMKKWGFLRETADLAKKSGIDKDTGLHRTGLDEYLTVIFPDNHDWIHDKTLGEIDGIKYRSRPDYRSESLKIVIEFDGLQHYTKPDIIEKDLKNTILYKSLGYKVVRIPYFIQLSNKAVKTLFEINVAETLFDEKIPSLGVKGLNTPAYLCPAGLKRMADDFKKFPEQYITNIEFLRKQNDPIRTGVHFLEREYNLTNN; from the coding sequence ATGAATTTACAAATAATGAAAAAGTGGGGATTCTTAAGAGAAACGGCGGATTTAGCAAAAAAATCTGGAATAGATAAAGACACTGGTTTACACCGAACTGGTCTCGATGAATATCTTACAGTTATCTTTCCTGACAATCATGACTGGATACATGATAAAACTCTCGGAGAAATCGACGGAATCAAATATAGAAGCAGACCAGACTATAGGAGTGAATCTTTAAAAATCGTTATTGAATTTGATGGACTTCAGCATTATACAAAACCTGATATTATCGAAAAAGATTTAAAAAATACAATTCTATATAAAAGTCTCGGTTATAAAGTTGTGCGGATACCTTACTTTATTCAGCTATCTAATAAAGCTGTAAAAACATTATTTGAAATAAATGTAGCAGAAACTCTTTTTGATGAAAAAATTCCTTCTTTAGGTGTAAAAGGATTAAACACTCCTGCTTACCTATGTCCCGCTGGTTTAAAAAGAATGGCAGATGATTTCAAGAAATTTCCAGAACAATACATCACAAACATTGAATTTCTTAGGAAGCAAAACGATCCTATTCGAACAGGCGTACATTTTTTAGAGAGAGAGTACAATCTGACCAATAATTAG
- a CDS encoding type II toxin-antitoxin system HicB family antitoxin: MKISYPAIIKYSSKDKVFNVEFPDLPGCFTFGENENEAILNAQEALTGYLESIDSRKLNIPEPSKLKGKDIKFITPEKNVSFAIWLKKSREKQGLSQKQIAQKLNIAYQTYQKFEDPHKSNPTLKTIIRLEEVFHENLISV, translated from the coding sequence ATGAAAATATCTTATCCAGCTATTATTAAATACAGTTCAAAAGATAAAGTCTTCAATGTTGAATTTCCTGATTTACCAGGATGCTTTACTTTTGGCGAAAATGAAAATGAAGCTATTTTAAATGCTCAAGAAGCTTTAACAGGTTATTTAGAATCTATCGACTCTAGAAAATTAAATATTCCTGAACCCTCAAAGTTGAAAGGAAAGGACATCAAATTCATTACTCCTGAAAAAAATGTCTCTTTTGCTATCTGGCTTAAGAAAAGTAGAGAAAAACAAGGCTTAAGTCAAAAGCAAATTGCTCAAAAACTCAATATTGCTTATCAAACTTATCAAAAGTTCGAAGACCCGCATAAATCTAATCCTACCTTAAAAACGATAATAAGATTAGAAGAAGTTTTTCACGAAAATCTGATTAGTGTTTAG
- a CDS encoding type II toxin-antitoxin system HicA family toxin: MTGKELIKILKKDGWELDRITGSHHILKKKDKTLSVPVHSNRDIPTGTMNAILKQAGLK; the protein is encoded by the coding sequence GTGACGGGAAAAGAATTAATAAAGATTCTAAAGAAAGACGGTTGGGAATTAGATAGAATCACTGGATCGCACCATATCCTTAAGAAAAAAGACAAAACACTCTCGGTTCCGGTTCATAGTAACCGAGACATTCCAACTGGAACTATGAATGCAATACTTAAACAGGCAGGACTCAAATGA
- a CDS encoding HEPN domain-containing protein produces the protein MNKKPLFLVAPFINASDQVLLLKDTLAVEINTLNFIDVQKFFYTLSGRDRFFEIGHYFSTAEDHYYYLYVELPNSEVECNDSGIPISSIRWPSKLIDDAKKISSDINSKISYINIISSGYIKVPEFHIAYLTNDNNTYKAIAHLGGQIGFVTNEKFKLEYPNLLNLIKNIDKLDIPSYINSSRNYLDLSYYLNDNMRFLSILIAFEILFNTGKDQISYTLARCTAVLIGETPEESQAIFEKMKKAYNLRSKLVHNGEVDFYEILEYTKITTKYLKRVISSLLGKFPEKKDLFSKLNAIGFGDSPYKLSNSV, from the coding sequence ATGAATAAGAAACCGTTATTTCTAGTTGCCCCTTTCATAAATGCATCTGATCAAGTATTATTATTGAAAGATACCTTAGCCGTTGAAATCAATACGCTAAATTTTATAGATGTCCAAAAATTCTTTTACACTTTATCCGGTAGAGATAGATTTTTTGAAATCGGCCATTATTTTTCTACAGCTGAAGATCACTATTATTATTTATACGTTGAACTTCCAAACTCAGAAGTAGAATGCAACGATTCAGGAATACCGATTTCCAGTATTCGTTGGCCTAGTAAACTAATAGATGATGCAAAGAAAATAAGTAGTGATATAAATTCAAAAATATCCTATATCAATATAATTAGTTCTGGATATATAAAAGTTCCTGAATTCCATATTGCTTACCTAACGAATGACAACAACACATATAAAGCAATTGCTCATCTAGGTGGACAAATTGGATTTGTAACTAATGAAAAATTCAAATTGGAATATCCCAATCTTCTAAATTTAATAAAAAATATTGATAAATTGGATATTCCGAGTTATATTAACTCTTCTAGAAATTATTTAGATTTATCATACTATCTAAATGATAATATGCGTTTTTTAAGTATACTAATTGCTTTTGAAATATTATTCAATACAGGAAAAGATCAAATAAGCTATACTTTGGCTAGATGCACAGCGGTTCTAATCGGAGAAACACCAGAAGAATCACAAGCAATATTCGAGAAAATGAAAAAAGCATATAATCTTCGATCAAAACTAGTTCATAACGGCGAGGTAGATTTCTATGAAATTCTCGAATATACTAAGATCACTACAAAATATCTGAAAAGAGTAATATCCTCTTTACTTGGAAAATTTCCAGAAAAAAAAGATTTATTTTCAAAGCTAAATGCCATTGGATTTGGTGACTCACCTTATAAACTTTCAAACAGCGTATAA
- a CDS encoding HEPN domain-containing protein, translating into MLHDDPGSPEAWLIHAKSDLLLAKLGDKNDILLNQLCFHAQQTAEKSLKAVLIKENVEFLFTHNIKTLMLSLPDRIEKPSFFDELAILTDYAVSTRYPGDYEEILNAEYEKAIELAELVFNWASNLIKK; encoded by the coding sequence ATGCTGCATGATGACCCAGGTTCTCCAGAAGCTTGGCTTATTCATGCAAAAAGCGATTTACTCCTGGCTAAACTTGGGGATAAAAATGATATTTTACTAAATCAACTTTGTTTTCATGCTCAACAAACTGCTGAAAAATCTTTAAAAGCTGTTTTGATAAAAGAGAATGTGGAATTTCTATTTACTCACAATATTAAAACTCTAATGCTTTCATTGCCAGATCGAATTGAAAAACCTAGTTTCTTTGATGAACTTGCAATTTTAACCGATTATGCAGTCTCTACTAGATATCCCGGTGATTATGAAGAAATTCTTAATGCTGAATATGAAAAGGCCATTGAATTAGCTGAACTTGTTTTTAATTGGGCTAGTAATCTAATAAAAAAATAA